CCACCGACTCGAGCTGCCGCAGCGGCGCGCCGGCGATCTTCCGGCCCAGCTCGACGCGGAGGTCCTTCAGCGCCCGCTGCCCGAGCGTCCCCAGGAGGTAGGCCGAGACGGCGCGCAGCACCGGGAGGAGGAGGCAGGTCGTCACGAACGCCCCCACCAGCGCGACGTCGGTCCAGGGCCGCGGGTGGTGGAGCGCGGCGTTGGCCAGCGCCAGGAGGACCGCGTTGGCTCCTCCGCTCAGCACCCCGGCGAGCGCGGCGAAGACGACGGTGCGGACGGAGTACCGGAAGAGCAGGTGCAGGAGCGGTGTCATGTTCCCGGGCTGGGCATGGGGATGGACGCGGTCTCCTCCTCCGGCCCCACGGCGGGCCGGACGAGGGGCGGAAGCACGGCGGGGACGGCGTCCAGGGCAGCCGCCAGGCGCGCGACGTTCGGGTGCTGGAAGAGCTGCTGCGGCTGCAGCGCGAGGCCGGCCTGCCGGGCGCGGGAGACCACCTGGACGGCCAGGATCGAGTCGCCTCCCAGCTCGAAGAAGCCGTCCTGTACGCCGACCCGCTCCCGCCCCAGGACCCCGGCCCAGATCCCCGCCAGGAGCTCCTCGACGGGGGTGCGGGGCGCCACGTAGCCGTCCGGGGCCTGCGCCGACTCCGCCCCGGGGGCGGGGAGCGCGCGGCGGTCGAGCTTGCCGCCGGGCGTGACCGGCAGCTCGCCGAGGAAGACCCAGGCGGAGGGGACCATGTACGCGGGGAGCAGCTCCCCCAGGAAGCCGCGCAGCTCCGCCGGGGCGGGCGCCGGCCCCGCCGCGGGGACCACGTACGCCGTCAGCCGGCGGTCCCCGGGGACGTCCTCGCGGGCGGCGACCACCGCGTCCCGCACGTCGGGGTGCTCGCGCAGCGCGGCCTCCACCTCCCCGGGCTCCACGCGGAAGCCGCGCACCTTCACCTGCTGGTCCACCCGCCCCGCGAACTCCAGCTCCCCGCCGGGGAGCCGGCGCGCCCGGTCGCCGGTGGCGTAGAGCCGCGCTCCCGGCTCTGCGGAGAACGGGTCCGGGACGAACTTCTGCGCGGTCAGCTCCGGGCGACCCAGGTAGCCGCGCGCCAGTCCGGCGCCGCCCAGGTACAGCTCCCCGGCGACCCCGGCCGGGACCGGCTCCATCCGGGGGTCCAGGACGTACGCCCGCACCCCCCGGATGGGGCGGCCGAT
This region of Longimicrobiaceae bacterium genomic DNA includes:
- a CDS encoding non-ribosomal peptide synthetase, whose product is HLRGRGVGPEVVVGICLERSVDAVAAILAVLKAGGAYLPLDPAYPAERLALMLEDSGAAVLVTRRRLAAELDGGAREVVRVDADRAAIDAEPEDDPEVPAEAAGAAYVIYTSGSTGRPKGTVVPHGALANHTLSAAEAYGIGPDDRVLQFASLSFDASVEEIFPALARGAALVPRSERPLGAVADFLAFCREEEVTVLDLPTAYWHQVAASLREDALELPEPVRLVVIGGERALPERVADWRGRVPERVRLVNTYGPTEATVVATRQDVGGGDGAHAREVPIGRPIRGVRAYVLDPRMEPVPAGVAGELYLGGAGLARGYLGRPELTAQKFVPDPFSAEPGARLYATGDRARRLPGGELEFAGRVDQQVKVRGFRVEPGEVEAALREHPDVRDAVVAAREDVPGDRRLTAYVVPAAGPAPAPAELRGFLGELLPAYMVPSAWVFLGELPVTPGGKLDRRALPAPGAESAQAPDGYVAPRTPVEELLAGIWAGVLGRERVGVQDGFFELGGDSILAVQVVSRARQAGLALQPQQLFQHPNVARLAAALDAVPAVLPPLVRPAVGPEEETASIPMPSPGT